GCTCGCGAGCCCCGGCGGCCTCGGGGTGCGCCACTACGGCCTGGGCCCCGCATCGGCCGACCGCTTCCTGTCCCTCCGCTGGGGCGCACCCTAGCGGCAGGCTCTCGGCGGGGCCCATGCACGGCGCCCCGACGGAGACTCCTCCGCCGGGGCGCTCCCCCTTTCCGCCGACGCAGGTTCGCCCACGCTGGCGCCGCGCTCAGAACCGCCGTTCAGGCCGTCCCGTGCCCCGAAAGCTGCTTCCCGCCTAGAAGGTGCAGGTGCAGGTGCGGCACCGACTGGCCGCCCTCCTCGCCGGTGTTGACCACCACCCGGTAGCCGCGCTCCGCCAGCCCCTCCTGCTCCGCGATCCGCTTCACCGCCAGCAGGAGCCGCCCGGCCAGCTCCACGTCCTCCTCCTCCAGCTCCGCCAGGGAGGCGATGGGCTTGCGGGGGATCACCAGCACGTGCGTGGGCGCGGCGGGGTTGATGTCGCGGATGGCGACCAGGTGCTCGTCCTGGTAGACGAAGGTCCCGGGGATCTCCCCGTCGATGATCCTGCTGAAGATGGTTCTGTCCGCCATGCTCGGTCGTCTCGTCTCAGGATGATCCCGCAGGGGCCAGCAGCGCGCTCCACCACTCCTCCTCCTCGTCCGTGCGCACGACGCGGAAGCCGGCGGCCTCGGCGTCGCGGACCACGTCTGCGTGCTCCGCGCGGAGGATGCCGCTGACGATCAGCCGCCCCTCGGGCGACCCGTCCAGCGCCTCGCGGAAGGCCGGCAGGAGGGGACGGATGACGCTGCTGAGGATGTTGGCGAGGAGCAGGTCGAAGCGCCCCAGCCCGCGCAGGAGCGCCGGGTCGGCCATGGCCTCGACGATCCGGACCCGGTCCTCGACGCCGTTCAGCTCCAGGTTCTCCTGGGCGTTCAGGTTCGCGTCGGGGTCGTACTCCACCGCGACGGCC
The DNA window shown above is from Longimicrobiaceae bacterium and carries:
- a CDS encoding histidine triad nucleotide-binding protein; translation: MADRTIFSRIIDGEIPGTFVYQDEHLVAIRDINPAAPTHVLVIPRKPIASLAELEEEDVELAGRLLLAVKRIAEQEGLAERGYRVVVNTGEEGGQSVPHLHLHLLGGKQLSGHGTA